A stretch of DNA from Takifugu flavidus isolate HTHZ2018 chromosome 13, ASM371156v2, whole genome shotgun sequence:
tccacacatcaaagactaataATCCATGTTATCAGGGGGCCAATAAAGGCAATAAACACATTGGTGGCATTAGTTGTGTTAGACCATTATACAATTTGGAAACATTATATTATTACAGCAGTTGGAAACCTTATAATCTACcagaatggcaacaggacatcgaggagtcagcaaggtaacacgcttcactcaggattcactcaaacaccaccctggcttgttgccatttatttaattatgtcactgactgttgattattacagtcattgtatttgtattttaatttaaactgacactcggtgacattttgaaagcaatagcGTACGTTTCCATCgctataatatatttgatttacttaatacTTAGTGATCTCCATAAGAATCATAATAAAATCCAAACATGCATTGGAGCATCTCCTTTTATATCCCATTGAAGTACAGACGACATTGAATTCAGGGGATTTTAAACAAGAGTGCATTTGttgtaaattgtcattgtgcttcttcactcagttgttttccagagctctggatgatgtGAGAAAATCGAGACGATTGAGCTGCAAGAATGAAGACAGGCTGAGCCCCGTGTCCAAGAAGGAACCGGAACATTGGAAGCCGCAGCAGCTACGGGAGGAGAACCGAGGAGAatctctgcaggagtgcaggagctcccaaagaatgcagcgatcagaagagagctggcagcaagagatcAGGCACCTGAAAGAACTTCTGGTCGGAAAAGATCAGCAGATCTGCCGGGTCGAGCACGAAAAGAGAACGCTTACTGAGGATCACGCggacaccttggccctgctgagcagcacgcagGCTGCGctcaagcaggaaaaacaaagatttgcCCTTCTCGAAGAACAATGGTTCAACAAGCTGGCTGATCAGAAGCTGAGACACCAAATAGAGCTCAGGAATCAAGAGGAGGGATTCCGGAGGGAGGTCTGTGAAAACATCACCAAACAGATGGTGTCAGACCTCCCACAGTGTGATGTGATCGGGACTGAGACCAGGAGGAAGCCGGAAAAGATcttggaggaaaaggagacctccaacaggaaggagatccaACTCCTGACCGAGAGaatcgtccagctgcaggtgagctgcctccacctccttctgtgtttctgacttctgactgatgtcacattctttaatctaataaatgatctttgtctttgcagcaagTCCTCCgtgaaaagggaaaagaagaaacaaaagacgAAGTTCAGTCTAATGAAGTTCTTCTTTGGACGAAAAGAGACGAAATAATTCTTATCCTGAGCTCCGACCTGGACATTCTATTATTTCTACTCTATTGTCCTGAAAAACActtgtttgctttaaaaatggtATAAGTATGATTGTATTcattctttctgttttaatcataaaaatgcaaaataaaggtTGTTATTTGTCACATCACAAAACCTCCTAAATGAATATCTGACAGATTAAACCAGaactctgctccacctgcaTGCAGTTCCTCAAGCACCCATTtgaggtcgcagtcgtaataCACCGATTACTGACCGATCTTCGTCCCTGTGATCGATTTAGGAGCAATTCTGTCGAAAgtaatttgaaataaattaagTTCAAGAAATGACAGTAAAAGTTAGAATATCGGGACAAATATGGACCGAAAAAATGTCGAATCTTATTACCACCACTGCAGACTTTGAGTACTCATTTTCCTTCAACGTAGAACATATTTTGCTGACAACAAAATTCAGTTCATTCAATGTTGATTTTCTAAATGATTTTATCAATAGCGGTTtagtttcctgctgcttcacatgAGTTGCAAAGTCTGTAATGTTGCAGTTTAGGATGCAAATAGGCTGTTTAGTTTTTGAATCTGTTTCAAACGGTTTTCCACAGCTACTGATTTGAAGGTTGAGACAGGAACCGAACCGAGAGGTTAAACTTTGGTCGTGAtgttctctccagcagcaggtggattaCGCGACAGCCAGAGGACGCTTCTTCCTCACTGACGGACGATGTGTGActgctcaaacaggaaattactACAAGAATGgttgctgttattttcaaaataaaccttctAGTCATTATAAAGAATTGATCTCGAATCGAAATTCAGGAAAATAATCATCACCTGGGCgttaatattttttatttaaacacccTGGGTTGTCAAGCTAAACAGTGAGTGTGCTGTTTTGTCGCCATAGTTGGtttttcaaaaaaatattttaccataagcacatttttaaacacgCCGGGCTTAACGGCCGCGTTAATTACGCGCAGCTGAGCTGGTGGAGCGGAGAGGTGGACAGGAGTGCGCGAAAGGCTTCAATGGCCTCGGTGTTTTACAAGTGAAGGATTGGCTTCACGGTACCGCCGCCATGGCAAGATCCACCAAGTGAACCGCCGAGGATGGAGACCCACGCATAACCGTTCCCACGGACCGCGTCGCGTCGCGGGACCTGTCCGAGCCCCGGGAACTGTCTGTAGAGGAGGTGCTGAAGTCCTATGAGCAGCGCATCAACGAGGAGCAGGCATGGGCGGTGTGCTACCAGTGCTGCAGCGGGCTCCGGGTGCCCCGCCCGCCAACGGCAGGAGTCAGCCCGGTAAAGGGTCCATCTTCCATCCTCCTGCACCGGAACGGAACAGTGGCCCTGCGGACGCGCAACAACGGTAGGGCTAACCGTCTCCTGGAGAACCAGCCTCATTTTGGAGCAGCTCTCACACAAACATTACGCATGAAAAGTACTTTCAAACAATGTTATGAAAAGTAAGGTTGTGTTTACAGTTTGGGGTATTTGGGTGTCCGTCAAAGCCCAAATCACCGAGCAACAATTTCCTTCCATGCGTGTCTTCTCCGGGTCATGTGCGTTAAAAATAGAGAgaagaataaaataacaaatcaaCCCCtcagaaaaggcagaaatctaATAGGAGGCACCAGCATATTGCGCTGGTTATTTGTAATATCCTTCATTTCCCCCCATAAATAAGGTCGTTTCAATAAAGTAACTGGAATTTATCAGGATTTAACGAAGACGGCGACAATATAGCGGGGTTTTTGTCGCATTCCTGATGTCAGGAGCAATGCTCCTATGCCGGTAAATGACTAATTGTTCATAGTTCACAGATCCAGCCCGGCTTTTCCCTCTTGCGAACTGTTTTGCAGACTTCAAAGAGTCAAACCTCTGAAGAGTCTCCTGCATTCTTCTGGTTGCTTCCCATCAGTAATTTAGCCCGCACCAGATAATATTCATGAGTTGTGCAGATGAGTATTGACAACTTCTAGACTAAAGGTGTCATTTGCTCTGCACATTTTCCCATCTCAATCTGTTAATAAGTTTCAGTTCCCctgaaaatatgaaaactgGACGTTTGGAACAAAATCTTTGCTAAGTAGAGGTAGAATGAAAGTTTCATTCAAGTTGCTCATCGTGGCCACAACCAGCGATAAACCAAATGTCTGATTTTTTCCTTTCTCAATATTTATGGTCATTATTGATGTTGCTGTTAATGCATCACTTATGTTAGCAATGACGGTGATGTAGCACCTGCTACATGCTAGTGTTCTATGAAGGAACAGGCTTTTGAGATATGAGAAGCTCCTGCTGTACTTCTGTTGTCAGTGATACACATATTTAGAAAGAatgtgctttcttcatgtgTGTTAACACATCAGGGCTCTTTTATGACCTGCTTTTTTAAGTCTCTTAATAGCTTTTCCCAATAATGACAAGTCCATGAGGGGAGCACTCAGAAGTGAAGTAGGCCGCCCTCTTCATTTCATGCACGTTTGAATGGATATCTGATGGTGTCGCTGGATCATTCATATCAAACCACAATTTGAATTCTAGATTTCATATTTAAGTGATAGTAGACAGcattttttctgcaggatttttttttatttctgtctaaaaatggttGAAAGAGAGTGCTGTTTTTTAGCTTACTGTAGGGAACAATTATGCTTTAATGGCATAATTCTGCTATACTACACCAATCTGTGCATTATCAGCATGTAAACTGTCCACTCAATAAATCCACACCATAATATTCTACGCTATTCCAGTGTAATCAAACGAGGTTCAAGGTTGActtagacaggaggaagtttcaCATGTCAGgactaaatcaatgctttaaatgccatttaaattatacacttggcacaaaggaccttttcaaaggaccttttatgtccacacatcaaagactaataATCCATGTTATCAGGGGGccaataaaggcaaataaacacattggtgGGATTAGTTGTGTTAGACCATTATACAATTGGAAACATTATTATTACAGCAGTTGGAAACCTTATAATCTACcagaatggcaacaggacatcgaggagtcagcaaggtaacacgcttcactcaggattcactcaaacaccaccctggcttgttgccatttatttaattatgtcactgactgttgattattacagtcattgtatttgtattttaatttaaactgacactcggtgacattttgaaagcaatagcGTACGTTTCCATcgctatatatatatttgatttacttaatacTTAGTGATCTCCATAAGAATCATAATAAAATCCAAACATGCATTGGAGCATCTCCTTTTATATCCCATTGAAGTACAGACGACATTGAATTCAGGGGATTTTAAACAAGAGTGCATTTGttgtaaattgtcattgtgcttcttcactcagttgttttccagagctctggatgatgtGAGAAAATCGAGACGATTGAGCTGCAAGAATGAAGACAGGCTGAGCCCCGTGTCCAAGAAGGAACCGGAACATTGGAAGCCGCAGCAGCTACGGGAGGAGAACCGAGGAGAatctctgcaggagtgcaggagctcccaaagaatgcagcgatcagaagagagctggcagcaaaGAGAGATCAGGCACCTGAAAGAACTTCTGGTCGGAAAAGATCAGCAGATCTGCCGGGTCGAGCACGAAAAGAGAACGCTTACTGAGGATCACGCAgacaccttggccctgctgagcagcacgcagGCTGCGctcaagcaggaaaaacaaagatttgcCCTTCTCGAAGAACAATGCTTCAACAAGCTGGCTGATCAGAAGCTGAGACACCAAATAGAGCTCAGGAATCAAGAGGAGGGATTCCGGAGGGAGGTCTGTGAAAACATCACCAAACAGATGGTGTCAGACCTCCCACAGTGTGATGTGATCGGGACTGAGACCAGGAGGAAGCCGGAAAAGATCTCGGAGGAAAAGGAGAcctccaacaggaaggagatccaACTCCTGACCGAGAGaatcgtccagctgcaggtgagctgcctccacctccttctgtgtttctgacttctgactgatgtcacattctttaatctaataaatgatctttgtctttgcagcaagTCCTCcgtgaaaagggaaaaaagaagaaacaaaagacgAAGTTCAGTCTAATGAAGTTCTTCTTTGGACGAAAAGAGACAAAATAATTCTTATCCCGAGCTCCGACCTGGACATTCTATTATTTCTACTCTATTGTCCTGAAAAACActtgtttgctttaaaaatggtATAAGTATGATTGTATTcattctttctgttttaatcaataaaaatgcaaaataaaggtTGTTATTTGTCACATCACAAAACATCCTAAATTAATATCTGACAGATTAAACCAGaactctgctccacctgcaTGCAGTTCCTCAAGCACCCATTtgaggtcgcagtcgtaataCACCGATTACTGACCGATCTTCGTCCCTGTGATCGATTTAGGGGCAATTCTGTCGAAAgtaatttgaaataaattaagTTCAAGAAATGACAGTAAAAGTTAGAATATCGGGACAAATATGGACCAAAAAAATGTCGAATCTTATTACCACCACTGCAGACTTTGAGTACTCATTTTCCTTCAACTTAGAACATATTTTGCTGACAACAAAATTCAGTGCATTCAATGTTGATTTTCTAAATGATTTTTATCAATAGCGGTTtagtttcctgctgcttcacatgAGTTGCAAAGTCTGTAATGTTGCAGTTTAGGATGCAAATAGGCTGTTTAGTTTTTGAATCTGTTTCAAACGGTTTTCCACAGCTTCTGATTTGAAGGTTGAGACAGGAACCGAACCGAGAGGTTAAACTTTGGTCGTGAtgttctctccagcagcaggtggattaCGCGACAGCCAGGGGACGCTTCTTCCTCACTGACGGACGATGTGTGActgctcaaacaggaaattactACAAGAATGTTTGatgttattttcaaaataaacctacTAGTCATAATAAAGAATTGATCTCGAATCGAAATGCATGAAAATAATCATCACCTGGGCgatattgttttctttatttaaacaccCTGGGTTGTCAAGCTAAACAGTGAGTGTGCTGTTTTGTCGCcatagttttttttaaccttgttttagttttgaaatattttaccGGAAGCATATTTTTAAACACGCCGGGCTTAACGGCCGCGTTAATTACGCGCAGCTGAGCGTGGTGGGGAGCGGAGAGGTGGACAGGAGTGCGCGAAAGGCTTCAATGGCCTCGGTGTTTCACAGTGAAGTGAAGATGGGCTTCACGGTACCGCCGCCATGGCAAGATCCACCAAGTGAACCGCCGAGGATGGAGACCCACGAATAACCGTTCCCACGGACCGCGTCGAGTCGCGGGACCTGTCCGAGCCCCGGGAACTGTCTGTAGAGGAGGTGCTGAAGTCCTATGAGCAGCGCATCAACGAGGAGCAGGCATGGGCGGTGTGCTACCAGTGCTGCAGCGGGCTCCGGGTGCCCCGCCCGCCAACGGCAGGAGTCAGCCCGGTAAAGGGTCCATCTTCCATCCTCCTGCACCGGGGCGGAACAGTGGCAGTTGGAAACGTTATATTTTTACAGCAGTTGGAGACCTTATAATCCACcagaatggcaacaggacatTGAGGAGTCAGCAAGGTAACACCCTTCAATCAGGATtcactcaaacaccaccctggcttgttgccatttatttaattatgtcactgactgttgattattacagtctttgtattttattttaatttaaactgacactcagtgacattttgaaagcaatgGCGTACGTTTCCATCgctataatatatttgattGACTTAATACTTAGCAATCTCCATAAGAATCATCTCAAAATATAAGTCAATTAAATCCATACATGCATTGGATCATCTCCCTTGAAATCCCATTGAAGTACAGACAACATTGATTTCAGGGGATTTTAAACAAGAGTGCATTTGttgtaaattgtcattgtgcttcttcactcagttgtttGCTAGAGCTCTGAATGACGTGAGGAAATCAAGAGGACAGAGCTGGAAGAATGAAGACAGGCTGAGACCCATGAGCCGGAACATTGGAAGTCGCAGCAGGAGCGGGAGGACAACCATACACCGCAGAAGGTGTCCCCCGGTCCCAAACATGTACAGGCCAGCTTCCAACGGCCCATGGAGTGGGGAAGGCAAAGAGGCAGAGCCTTCCATTCTTTTAATCAGGAACGGCTGGATTTACAGGAACATCACAGTGATCCGGCGTTGTCCTTCTCTGACATGAAGGGAAGGCTTGAAGAGGCTGACGCAAAGCTTCAAAAAAGCAATAGCGTATGTTTCCATCgctataatatatttgatttacttaatgCTTAGTGATCTCCATAAGAATCATAATAAAATCCAAACATGCATTGGAGCATCTCCTTTTATATCCCATTGAAGTACAGACGACATTGAATTCAGGGGATTTTAAACAAGAGTGCATTTGTTAtaaattgtcattgtgcttcttcactcagttgttttccagagctctggatgatgtGAGAAAATCGAGACGACTGAGCTGCAAGAATGAAGACAGGCTGAGCCCCGTGTCCAAGAAGGAACCGGAACattggaagctgcagcagctacaggagaAGAACCGAGGAGAatctctgcaggagtgcaggagctcccaaagaatgcagcgatcagaagagagctggcagcaagagatcAGGCACCTGAAAGAACTTCTGGTCGGAAAAGATCAGCAGATCTGCCGGGTCGAGCACGAAAAGAGAACGCTTACTGAGGATCACGCggacaccttggccctgctgagcagcacgcagGCTGCGctcaagcaggaaaaacaaagatttgcCCATCTCGAAGAACAATGCTTCAAGAAGCTGGCTGATCAGAAGCTGAGACACCAGACTTAGCtcaagaagaaagaggaggtctGTGAAAACATCACCAAGACTAATCAGATGGTGTCCGACCTCACAGTGTTTGGAGAAAGAAGTGATCTGACCTGAGACCCAGAGGAACCATGAAGAGATCTCGCAGGAAAATGAGACCTCCAACATGGAGATCCAACTCCTGGCCGAGAGaatcgtccagctgcaggtgagctgcctccacctccttctgtgtTTGACTTCTGACAGATGTCACATTCTTTAATctaataaatgatctttgtctttgcagcaacgCCTtagtgaaaaggaaaaaaagaagaaaaaaaagacaaaattcaATCTAAAGAAGTTCTTCTTTAGAAGATAAAGGGACTAAATTATGCTG
This window harbors:
- the LOC130536118 gene encoding uncharacterized protein LOC130536118; this translates as MQRSEESWQQEIRHLKELLVGKDQQICRVEHEKRTLTEDHADTLALLSSTQAALKQEKQRFALLEEQWFNKLADQKLRHQIELRNQEEGFRREVCENITKQMVSDLPQCDVIGTETRRKPEKILEEKETSNRKEIQLLTERIVQLQQVLREKGKEETKDEVQSNEVLLWTKRDEIILILSSDLDILLFLLYCPEKHLFALKMV